A single genomic interval of Arthrobacter globiformis harbors:
- a CDS encoding DUF5719 family protein, producing the protein MHEEENDGGTPAKRGSGPVVPATGSNASGTSAAGTRAPGTRAPGTRSSGASRIAGRRGIVAGVLSGLAILAAGGGLAGATALAPQPSAARPLDAAEAAVPAGSVQDVCPAPARLLEGTPVGTDPQFSPESATAKSTVSAAVVSSAGGSLPGSALSALKGPELRRIAKAPGSATAPGRSAGVLAGVVEGEAVDGVSVLSADALANRQPAAAALMAYTATDGDLQGSAAAACQAPSNDLWLGGANTAVGRSSVLNLTNASTTPATVNLELYGKTGQVKASGSRGLLVGPKSTRSIILAGLAPGEERLSVHVRSTGGPVSAFIQQSVLRGLTSGGVDFIAPGVSAAPSQVMTGIDVQDAGDVKSLTGQSGFDDAGPSLQITVPGPSDAVVEVKLFGRAGQQALPGGGVVTAKAGTVTEVALSGVPAGQYTVSATSDVSIVAAARVSRGLKASQSLDFAWSPATAQLGSQHVVPLPQGGERLLVFGALGDRATISYAPVTADGKLRTAATADIAAGTTTTLKAADRIGDSAVVGYLVSASGGAAYGSVLLEREGRNDVSTVAIAPGAEGQEKVPVTLGY; encoded by the coding sequence ATGCATGAGGAAGAGAACGACGGCGGGACGCCGGCGAAGCGGGGCAGCGGACCGGTAGTCCCGGCTACTGGAAGCAACGCTTCCGGAACCAGCGCTGCCGGAACCCGCGCCCCCGGAACCCGTGCCCCCGGAACCAGGTCCAGCGGTGCCAGCCGCATCGCCGGCCGCCGCGGCATCGTGGCCGGAGTGCTCTCCGGTCTGGCCATCCTCGCCGCCGGCGGAGGCCTTGCTGGCGCAACCGCCCTCGCGCCGCAGCCGTCGGCAGCCAGGCCGCTCGACGCTGCGGAAGCGGCTGTGCCGGCCGGAAGCGTGCAGGACGTCTGCCCTGCTCCGGCGCGGCTCCTCGAAGGAACGCCGGTCGGGACCGACCCGCAGTTCAGCCCCGAATCCGCTACGGCAAAGAGCACCGTGTCCGCAGCGGTGGTCAGCTCGGCGGGCGGCAGCCTTCCCGGCAGCGCGCTCTCCGCCCTGAAGGGGCCCGAGCTGAGGCGGATCGCCAAGGCGCCCGGCTCGGCGACGGCTCCCGGACGCTCCGCCGGAGTACTTGCCGGGGTTGTAGAAGGGGAAGCCGTGGACGGCGTCAGCGTGCTGTCCGCGGACGCGCTGGCCAACCGGCAGCCGGCGGCGGCAGCCCTCATGGCCTACACGGCAACCGACGGGGACCTGCAGGGTTCGGCGGCAGCCGCCTGCCAGGCGCCCTCGAACGACCTCTGGCTCGGCGGCGCCAACACTGCGGTGGGCCGCAGCAGCGTCCTCAACCTCACCAATGCCTCCACCACCCCTGCAACGGTGAACCTCGAGCTTTACGGGAAGACCGGCCAGGTCAAGGCCTCCGGCAGCCGCGGCCTGCTGGTGGGACCGAAGTCGACGCGCTCCATCATCCTGGCCGGTCTCGCTCCCGGGGAAGAACGGCTGAGTGTGCACGTCCGGAGTACGGGCGGACCCGTCAGCGCCTTCATCCAGCAGAGCGTGCTGCGCGGGCTGACCTCCGGCGGCGTAGATTTCATCGCACCGGGGGTTTCGGCGGCTCCCTCCCAGGTGATGACTGGCATCGACGTCCAGGACGCCGGGGACGTGAAGTCACTGACCGGCCAATCCGGTTTTGACGACGCCGGCCCGTCGCTGCAGATCACTGTTCCCGGGCCGTCGGACGCCGTCGTGGAGGTGAAGCTGTTTGGCCGCGCCGGCCAGCAGGCCCTCCCGGGAGGAGGCGTTGTCACGGCCAAGGCCGGCACCGTCACCGAGGTTGCCCTCTCCGGCGTTCCCGCCGGCCAGTACACCGTTTCGGCCACGTCGGACGTCAGCATCGTGGCCGCCGCGCGCGTGAGCCGGGGGCTCAAAGCCAGCCAAAGCCTGGACTTCGCATGGTCGCCCGCCACGGCCCAGCTGGGCAGCCAGCACGTGGTCCCCCTTCCCCAAGGCGGGGAGCGGCTGCTGGTCTTCGGAGCCTTGGGTGACAGGGCCACCATTTCCTATGCCCCGGTTACAGCCGACGGGAAACTCCGCACGGCAGCTACCGCGGACATCGCCGCCGGCACCACCACCACCCTCAAGGCAGCCGACCGGATCGGGGACTCCGCCGTCGTCGGCTATCTGGTGTCCGCCTCCGGCGGAGCCGCCTACGGCAGTGTGCTGCTGGAACGGGAAGGCCGGAACGATGTCTCCACCGTGGCCATCGCCCCGGGCGCAGAGGGACAGGAAAAAGTGCCGGTGACGCTGGGCTACTAG
- a CDS encoding metallopeptidase family protein, translating into MQSSHHSSGFTVRLADPGAPRDAADAPAGRSFAQRRRNRHGRGLRGELLLPTLPGYRSRSDRFDELVMDSAQRLHDIWGKPLDGVRFAVDEIPPNLEQLLADGSPAPLGCYTPATEDEGPTITLYRRVVEQACPVKEELQDLVHDVVVEHTAEMLGVAPETLDPVYRRRY; encoded by the coding sequence ATGCAGTCATCGCACCATTCGTCGGGTTTCACGGTCCGGTTGGCTGACCCGGGTGCGCCCCGGGACGCTGCCGACGCTCCCGCTGGCCGGAGCTTCGCTCAACGCCGCCGCAACCGGCACGGCCGCGGCCTGCGGGGTGAACTGCTGTTGCCCACCCTCCCCGGCTACCGGAGCCGGTCGGACAGGTTTGATGAACTCGTCATGGACTCCGCCCAGCGGCTCCATGACATCTGGGGCAAGCCGCTCGACGGCGTCCGGTTCGCCGTTGATGAGATCCCGCCGAACCTGGAACAGCTGCTGGCCGACGGCTCGCCCGCTCCCCTGGGCTGCTACACCCCCGCCACCGAGGACGAGGGCCCCACGATCACGCTGTACCGCCGCGTGGTTGAACAGGCCTGCCCCGTCAAGGAGGAACTGCAGGATCTGGTGCATGATGTGGTGGTGGAGCACACCGCCGAGATGCTGGGTGTGGCCCCGGAAACGCTGGACCCCGTCTACCGCCGGCGCTACTAG
- a CDS encoding DUF3499 domain-containing protein: MGAIRQCSRSACRQSAVATLTYVYADSTAVLGPLATYAEPHCYDLCEQHAGSLTVPRGWEVLRLAMPSQPPQPGPDDLLALADAVREAASRPASPAPGQRAAHSALEAPAATEGTRRGHLRVLREPS, from the coding sequence GTGGGTGCAATACGTCAGTGTTCCAGATCAGCCTGCCGCCAGTCAGCGGTGGCCACTTTGACGTACGTCTACGCGGACTCTACGGCCGTCCTCGGCCCGCTGGCCACCTACGCGGAGCCGCACTGCTACGACCTTTGCGAGCAGCACGCCGGTTCGCTGACCGTCCCGCGTGGCTGGGAAGTGCTCCGCCTCGCCATGCCCTCGCAGCCGCCCCAGCCCGGTCCCGACGATCTCCTCGCCCTGGCCGACGCCGTCCGTGAGGCCGCGTCCCGCCCGGCGTCCCCGGCCCCGGGGCAGCGCGCCGCCCACTCGGCGCTGGAAGCGCCCGCCGCAACCGAAGGCACCCGCCGCGGCCACCTGCGCGTCCTGCGCGAACCGTCCTGA